In one window of Clavelina lepadiformis chromosome 4, kaClaLepa1.1, whole genome shotgun sequence DNA:
- the LOC143452189 gene encoding uncharacterized protein LOC143452189 — protein sequence MEKSNSEKNKNIGSRFIKGRKQDAIAEIEGWIAENRGDTTKAAASRMTSQPAKNVTEQKMLDSKLFDMSKQRFNFILQCQWQRKLFLEKQRKKTTVMRDLLRNVDVTIFSENPFSTSKTKQRQGTVINNDRKKSAQTGSRIKASTTIPGMRRSPGLKSLDATFVTQRAKFLPSIAESKKSRSERASDDSLADVAFSNFNPKVAADSDSIAHSAWPMCDVRYLRLSESLCDNYPKVQHLRSNAKNVFMASTTAY from the exons TATAGCGGAAATAGAAGGCTGGATTGCGGAAAACCGGGGTGACACAACGAAAG CCGCAGCGTCaagaatgacgtcacaaccagCCAAAAACGTCACGGAGCAAAAGATGTTGGATTCGAAGTTGTTCGACATGTCCAAACAGAGGTTTAATTTCATCCTCCAATGCCAGTGGCAGAGGAAACTTTTCCTCGAAAAGCAGAGGAAAAAAACGACAGTTATGCGTGATTTATTACGTAATGTTGACGTCACTATTTTTTCGGAAAACCCGTTTTCGACCAGCAAAACCAAGCAACGCCAAGGAACCGTAATAAACAATGACCGGAAAAAATCGGCACAAACTGGTTCCAGAATCAAAGCATCAACAACCATACCGGGCATGCGACGTTCTCCTGGACTTAAATCGCTAGATGCTACTTTTGTGACGCAACGAGCCAAGTTTTTACCAAGTATTGCCGAATCGAAAAAATCTAGGTCAGAAAGGGCTAGCGACGATTCCCTAGCGGACGTCGCTTTTAGTAATTTCAACCCAAAGGTTGCAGCAGATAGCGACTCAATAGCCCATAGTGCATGGCCTATGTGTGATGTCAGATATCTTCGTCTGAGCGAATCTTTGTGCGATAACTACCCGAAAGTACAACATTTACgatcaaatgcaaaaaatgttttcatggcGTCAACAACGGCCTACTAA